From the genome of Stanieria cyanosphaera PCC 7437:
TGCTTGGGTTGACATCTATTAATCTGAATATCAATTATCAAACTTCCTTCTCGGCTTAAATCTTGGATATAACCGTTTCTGTGTCTTACAGCCTCGTAATAGCTCTCAAAGACTCCAAAATAATAGATGTACATGGGTTGAGTTGTCGAAATTTTTATCCACCAACCAAATTCTGGTATTTGTTGATTCATAGTCTTTCAGAGGAATGGTACGACCAAGATAAAGATAAGCGAGTAATTTTGGGGAAAGCTTTTATGCTTTGATTATAGAGTGATTTTAAAAAGACACTGACAAGAGCGAGATGATTGGTAGGAGCGAAGATGTTTGAATTAATTCTGCTAGTTACTGGCAAAATGATATTTAACTAAGAACTACTATTAACAACGTCACGAAAAACAACATGGGTACTTATTTAGTAACAGGAGTAAATCGAGGCATTGGCGATCGAATATTGTCGTCAACTTAAAGACAGAGGCGATAATGTTATTGCTGTCTGTCGCTCAGCTTCAGAGGAATTAAAGAATTTAGGCATATCGGTAGAAACGGATGTAGATATTACCTCCGATGAGTCGGTTGCCAACTTAGGAACAAGACTCGATCGCCAATCGATTGCTGTTTCGATTACAGACTGCTTACTTTTTTACTTAAGCACCTCAAGTTTTAAAGCCTGTGGCTCTCCCATCCACGAGGCATAATCGGTATGGTCTTTAAGATCGTTTCCAGTCAGGGGATGAATCAAAATCGTCAGACCCTTTCTATTTAAAGCCAGCCAGGATAGTAAATCTACATATTCATTACGACCGAAAGCAAGCTGACAACTCCAACTCGGATGTGGACCGATCGCTCTATGGTGCATCCGACCGACAGTGACCCCAAATAATTTACCAGCTTCTTCACACAAAGCTTTGGCAAGCTCGACTGTTGCTTCGTCAAAGTAAATGTGAGCGTGATAACCCTTGATTAAACTAATATCTTGAAATTCCATTTCTCTTTTAATCTCTTTTTAGGATTTAGTTTAACCAATATTCTTCTAGAACTTGCATAGCATAGTTCTGATAATTAGAGCGTTCGTCAAAAGCTAAAAACTCAAGAAAATCAACAATGACTGACTTTTGTTCTATTGTAAGTACGGATAATCTAGGCGGTTCTGGATCGGGAGGACGTAATGATGACAATGTTCCCTCGACGGTAAGACAAGATTGAGGGGGAGCTTCAGCCATAGCATGACGGAGAGTATAATCAATCAGGAAAGGTAAATAGTAACGCCAGGATAAAGCATCGAGATAGGGAAGAGCAAAATAGGCAAACTTTTGTAAATAATCATCGGTAGGTTTGTCTAGCTGCTCATCATAGGGTGGTGGTAGTTTGTAGCTATCTACAGCATTGCCAGCACGAAGAGTCATCGGTGGGATTTTAAGCGAGTCAGTATGAAAGACAGCATAAGCCCGCTCGCTTACTTTTTTATTGTTCATGGCTTCTTAAACTGGTTTGTTTCTCACCCAACGATCGCCATTCACTTCCCACTCCTGTAATTTCTTCGCCAAGGCAGCAGGGGGTTTTTTCCCTTTAACCCGATAATCGCGAATGATTAGATTACTGACTTTCAACAATGCTCCTAGTTCATCATCTGTTATTCCAGGTTCTTCTGTTTCCTGATTTGATTCGGGTTCGCTATCTGCTGCTTCAAAAATTGGCTCTAAATTGGCTTTGTTGACCTCCAGATTGGATTCGGATTCAATTAACTGCTCCAACTGTGCCAATAGAGATTCGAGTTTCTTCCTCTTCTTGGGGTCTTGCCAGAGTTGTTTAGATGTTTTCAGTTTCTTATAAGTCGTATCGACACGAGTTTTTAGTTCTTCTTTCTCCTTAGTTGGTTTGAGTGCTTTGATTTTCTCTTTGATCTGACTCAAGGAGAGGGAGTTAGTAATCGCATCTTCGAGTAATTGTTTTCTTAGTTCTTCATCTTTAACAGACGCGATCACTTTAGCTTTAGTGTATTCGATTCGTCCACTTCTAAGCGCAGAGAGAACGTCTTCGGGTAATCTGAGTAAAGGTAAGCGGTTAGCAGTGAAAGATTCCCTGTTCATCTTGCCCAAGTCAGTAAAAATTTGATTCACTGACTCAATTTCCGAGTTACTGATAACGTTATCAGTAATTTTTCCAGCAGTTACATTTTGCATTTGATAAAGCAGGGATATAATCTCTGTCGTTTCTATAGCTAATTTCAGAGCCAGCAGTTGTAAAATCCCTTCAGTTTCTTCTACAGGATTTAAATCTTCTCTTTGCAGGTTTTCAATCAGAGC
Proteins encoded in this window:
- a CDS encoding DOPA 4,5-dioxygenase family protein, with product MEFQDISLIKGYHAHIYFDEATVELAKALCEEAGKLFGVTVGRMHHRAIGPHPSWSCQLAFGRNEYVDLLSWLALNRKGLTILIHPLTGNDLKDHTDYASWMGEPQALKLEVLK
- a CDS encoding DUF6714 family protein gives rise to the protein MNNKKVSERAYAVFHTDSLKIPPMTLRAGNAVDSYKLPPPYDEQLDKPTDDYLQKFAYFALPYLDALSWRYYLPFLIDYTLRHAMAEAPPQSCLTVEGTLSSLRPPDPEPPRLSVLTIEQKSVIVDFLEFLAFDERSNYQNYAMQVLEEYWLN
- a CDS encoding DUF1816 domain-containing protein; translated protein: MNQQIPEFGWWIKISTTQPMYIYYFGVFESYYEAVRHRNGYIQDLSREGSLIIDIQINRCQPKQLTVCVEPISA
- a CDS encoding ParB/RepB/Spo0J family partition protein translates to MPSKRKSLDESAREFFQSSVTSPKEAVNSAAEFVKIESIHLPEQQPRRYFDPEKLQSLVQSISSHGILEPLLVRPLGDNQYELVAGERRYRAAQIASLTEVPVVIRQLSETEALQLALIENLQREDLNPVEETEGILQLLALKLAIETTEIISLLYQMQNVTAGKITDNVISNSEIESVNQIFTDLGKMNRESFTANRLPLLRLPEDVLSALRSGRIEYTKAKVIASVKDEELRKQLLEDAITNSLSLSQIKEKIKALKPTKEKEELKTRVDTTYKKLKTSKQLWQDPKKRKKLESLLAQLEQLIESESNLEVNKANLEPIFEAADSEPESNQETEEPGITDDELGALLKVSNLIIRDYRVKGKKPPAALAKKLQEWEVNGDRWVRNKPV